The segment TGCGGCAGTCGCCTCTTTTGGTATCGTTACAATATCTTTTGTCATAACATCGGACACCAATACACTGTAACGGTCCAGAGGCATTACCTTGCGTACATCTGTAAATGTAATGATACCTTTTAAAGTGTTGTGTTCTATCACAGGATATCCCATGTGCTTTTTTTCGAACATGAACTGGGTCAGCTCATCGATCGTCAATGACGGCTCTACCGAAACAATGTCCTTTGTCATAACTTCACTGACAGGTACTTTCTCAAGGGTCACTGTAACAGCTGTGGAACGGTCCTCACCTGATGCTCCCATGTAAACAAAGACAGCAATGAGAATAAGCCAGGGATTCCAGGGATTTGATAAAAGACCCAGCATTCCCAGCAGGAATGCAAACATCTTACCGACACCTGCTGCTGCATGAGTTGCCTGTATGTAGGGCATCTTCCTTGCAAACCATGCACGAAGTATGCGTCCACCGTCCATAGGAAAAGCAGGGAGCAGGTTGAACATACCAAGGACAATGTTGATGGAACCTAACATCTGTACCAGCCTGAATATGACCGAATCCGCAAACGAAGCAACAGCACCGGCTGCCGCAAAATTGAGCAGTAGCAACGAACCTCCGATAATAAAACTGACCAAAGGTCCTGCAAAAGCCATCTTTGCCTCCTGGCCCGGGTCCCTCGGAATCTCTTCCATGGAAGAAACACCACCTATCAGGAACAAAGTTATATCTGTGATCTTAACACCGTACTTCTTCGCAAGGTAAGAATGTCCCAGTTCATGAAGCAGAACACAACCAAAGAGAAGTATAGTTGTCAAAAAAGATAAAGCGTATCCCAATGCTGCCGGCACTACATCATTGAAGCCATAGGGTGCCGGATTCATGGCAAAAATAATTGCAAAGAATGGAAGAACTAAAAGAAATGTTATGTGTATCTTAATAGGGATACCGATAATTGTTCCAATTTTGAAAGAATTTGCCATAGATATAAATTTTAGCTTTATTGTATTTAGCATTATCTGGTAAACACTTTTAGTGGTTTCATTTAAGCTAATCTAGTCACAATTTAGCATGATTTTAAAAAATAATACTTTCACCCCGCTTGGCTTAAGAGTATATATACTCACGTCATAGGTAGTATTAGTCACGGATTCGATGGACACACGCCTTTACAAGTTTCAAGGCTAGGTGCCATCGAACCATCCCCTCAATCCGTGCATTTTTAAAACTTAGATCGAAGTTAGAACAAAAATCAATAGAATGAACTGAAAAACTGATCAAAAATAAAAAGATCTGTTCATCAGATCAGTTTTTCAAGATCATTCAGGAAAAGTTCGATCGCACTATTATTAATATGAGGCATGATCACCAGACGCAGAGCTCGGGGGTTTCGTGTTATTGAAACATGCCAGCCGAATTCATCAAGTAATCTCTTTCTTATATTATCAGCATCTGGAACCTGTAGAGCTACAACATTCATGACAGGATCAATGACAGGTTCGATTCCAAGTGCTTTACCACCTTCAACAATTTTCTCTGTTTGTTCCATGCATTGATCTATCACCTTCCTGTAACCTTCTCTTCCAAGATGCTTCATAACAGCATATGTTGAAGCTACTGCTGCACCACTTCTGGTACCTGTGAGAGAATATTGTTTATTGATGCTCAAATAAGGAGTGTGTATCTCAAGATCATTCAAATATTCAGTTTCACGGAACAGCAATCCGCCTGAAGGAATGGTGCTCAATCCCATCTTATGAGGATCAATTGTCATTGAAGTTACACCTTCAACTTCAAAATCATAATGATAATCCAGATCCATAAATGGAAGCACAAAACCACCAAATGCAGCATCAACATGCAAAAAAAGACTTTTCTCAAGAGCGATCTCTGAGAGATGTTCAATAGGATCTATCTGACCAAATTCTGTTGTTCCGGCTATACCAACAAGACCTATTGTATTCTCATCGACAAGTGACTTCACTGATCCGAGATCAACTTTCAGAAAATGATCAAGTGAAGCTTTCCTTATTTCTATTCCTGAAAGGTCTGCAACCTTGTCAAAAGAAAAATGTGCAGATTCCGGCATTACAACATTTGGTTTTTTAATATCACGACGGGAATTAACCATGGATCTTATTGCCTGTATATTAGATTCGGTTCCACCAGTTGTCAAATAACCACATTCTTCAGGATTATTGTTATGGTGTAAAAGAGAACCGAACATTTTGAGCACTTCTTTTTCCAGATTATAAGTTCCAGGGAAAAGACCAGGATCTCCCATATTAGCTTCAATGAATTGTGTATGTGCTAAAACTGCAATTTCATGTGGATAAGTACACATAGAACTTAGAACACGATCATAACTAGTATCTGCTGATTTCGCGTTTTTTAAAATCGAGAGTATCTCATCTCTGCCTATTCCGGTTTCTTCCATGAATTCTCGTCTAATACAACATGTAACCTGCTTAAAACTATTTTGTTCAAAATGAGACATTATTGATGATGCATTCTTTTACACTTCTTTGGTAAGATGTAAAAATTAAAAATATTATTTCAAAAAAGGAAGTTTCAAATTTGAAATGAATTCCATTTTGAGAAAACTCAACATTTTTAAAGGTTTTAATTTTTGAATATTTGTAATTCTAAATTTGTTTAAATGCAAACTTCATTTTACTTGCCTTTTTACTATATTATATCTCTATACTTTTTTATTTTTAACTTTTTTTGTTTTTTTTTGTAGCAAGGGGGTCACCCCATCATTTCGACTGGAATATTTTAGTTAATTTTCGTAATTTTATCTTTTTCTTGAGAAACCTTTATTACCTATTACTCTTATATTTGGAGCACCCTGTTTTTTTAACATAATAAAAAATATGTTCTCTTATTTTTTTTCTGCACTCCAGTCGAAATCATAGGGTCACCCCTCTTTATATAATTTCCAAACGAAATAGAGGGGTCTATTTCCAAATGAAAGCTTCTAAAATAGAATCTATATAAACTGAAATTTAATTTTAAATATAAGTTTAGTCATTAGAACCTGTTTCTTTTATTATTAACCTTAATTTATTTAAAGCTGGAATGGAAATAGAGGGGTTATAACCATAAGGGTTAATAAGGTACACTTCCATTGGATCGTGTGGAAAATTGAAGGTTTCATATGTTGAATATTCATGTAGCATTCTCTTTGCTTATGAATCATTCAAATGTGAATTTGTAGCATTTCATAAATTATCATAATTAATCAGTAAAGGTTTTAGATCAATTAGCATGACGTTTCTCATTCCAGAGCAGCATTTTGTATTTGATCTATTTCCTATCCAATCTTATCACACTAATATATGGAAGGTTAAAAATGGAGAACAAATCATTAGATGGATTATTTGAGGACTTATTACAAAATGAATCTCTTTTTAAGAACAAAGAAGTTTTAAGACCTTCATATACACCAGCATCCCTTCCTCACAGAACTGAACAGGTCAACACTCTTGCTACCATTCTTGTTTCAGCGCTTAGGGGAGATACACCATCAAATATTCTTATCTATGGAAAAACCGGTACTGGTAAAACAGCTGTTGCTCGTTATGTTGGTATTGAGCTTGAAAGAAAAAGTGACGATATCAGTATTGATTGTTCAGTCCTGTATCTAAACTGTGAGGTCATTGATACCCAGTACAGGCTCCTTGCAAATCTTGCCAAGCATTTTGGTGAAGACATCCCTATGACCGGCTGGCCTACTGATCAGGTGTTCACAAAGTTCAAAGAAGCTATTGATTCAAAAAAGCAGGTTATCATAATTATTCTTGATGAGATCGATAAACTTGTCAAGAAAGGTGATGATGTTTTGTACAATCTTTCTCGTATCAATACTGACCTTAAAAATGCAAAGGTCAGTATGATCGGTATTTCAAATGACCTGAAATTTACGGAATTCCTTGATCCAAGGGTAAAAAGTTCCCTTGGAGAAGAAGAGATCATCTTCCCTCCTTATGATGCTGAACAGATCAGTGATATCCTGAGGCAAAGAGCATCCATTGCATACAAAGAAGAGGTGCTTGATGAAATGGTAATTCCTCTGTGTTCTGCCTTTGCAGCCCAGGAACATGGTGATGCAAGGCGTGCACTTGACCTTCTGAGAGTTGCCGGCGAACTTGCTGAGCGTGAGAACGAAACAAATGTTGGTGAAGTTCACGTTAGAATGGCTCAGGAAAAGATCGAGATCGATCGTATCGTTGAAGTTGTCAGGACTTTACCCACACAGTCAAAGTTAGCTCTCTATAGTGTCATGCTTTTGAGGAATAACGGACACAGGAACGTCACTACAGGTGAAGTGTACAACGTTTATCGTCAGTTATGCGTGAGTGTTGATATGGATATCCTGACACAGCGAAGGGTCACTGACCTTATCTCAGAATTAGATATGCTGGGTATTCTTAATGCAGTGGTTGTAAGCAAGGGACGCTATGGAAGAACAAAAGAGATCGTTCTGAGCGTACCTATCGAAAGCACACGCCGTGTCCTGCTTGAGGATTACAGACTGGGAATGCTTGCAGGTTTCAAACCGGTGATAACAGCACAGATGCATCTTTGATGCATCAAACAGTTTTTGTTAAAAAGAGAAAAAAAAGGAAAATGAGATCACATTTGTCAAAGGTATTAACAATATATCAACAACAGGAAGATCATGAAAGCAAAAGCCTGAGATGGCCTGCATATGGTATCCTGTATCTCGCAATTCCAATGACCCATTCTTCCTTTACAGGTTGAAGATAACTTATCTGACCTTGCTGGTCATAGTACATGTTTGTCCTTTCGTTATCACCTTTAGTGATGTAACCACTATGTGGTGCAATTGGACCGCCTTCCCACATACTGTCCCCGGCTTCAACAAAGTACATGGCCCTGTGTATGATCGGGGTGACACCTTCCTGTCCGTAAGGGCGGTAAAGTATAACGTCACCTTCTTTTTCGAAGGATATGTAATTTGGAGCAGCATCCTGATTGGTTATTATCTGTGTCCTCTCTATGTTTTCAATGAAAATTATATCCCCGATCTTCATATGAGGTTCCATACTTCCGGATTCAACAGCAACCATAGGTGTCCACATCCCAAATAACGCCTGGGAAATGACTGCAAATGCCAGAACGGCCAAAATAACAGAAACAATGTCCCTTGAGAGGGATATCCAGAATTTATCACTCGTTCTGAATGTATGGAATGAGGCTTTTATGTCCATATTATCTTTGAAACAATAGAAGCTGATTAGTTAAAAAATTTGGTATTGAAGCATCCAGTACGTAGCTTATTTATTTTATAGGAATGCTTTTGTTTGATACAAGAGT is part of the Methanococcoides orientis genome and harbors:
- a CDS encoding CBS domain-containing protein; the protein is MANSFKIGTIIGIPIKIHITFLLVLPFFAIIFAMNPAPYGFNDVVPAALGYALSFLTTILLFGCVLLHELGHSYLAKKYGVKITDITLFLIGGVSSMEEIPRDPGQEAKMAFAGPLVSFIIGGSLLLLNFAAAGAVASFADSVIFRLVQMLGSINIVLGMFNLLPAFPMDGGRILRAWFARKMPYIQATHAAAGVGKMFAFLLGMLGLLSNPWNPWLILIAVFVYMGASGEDRSTAVTVTLEKVPVSEVMTKDIVSVEPSLTIDELTQFMFEKKHMGYPVIEHNTLKGIITFTDVRKVMPLDRYSVLVSDVMTKDIVTIPKEATAADAFKLMVSNNIGRVLVVDENGSVSGILSRTDLMHTMMLLNE
- the mfnA gene encoding tyrosine decarboxylase MfnA, which encodes MEETGIGRDEILSILKNAKSADTSYDRVLSSMCTYPHEIAVLAHTQFIEANMGDPGLFPGTYNLEKEVLKMFGSLLHHNNNPEECGYLTTGGTESNIQAIRSMVNSRRDIKKPNVVMPESAHFSFDKVADLSGIEIRKASLDHFLKVDLGSVKSLVDENTIGLVGIAGTTEFGQIDPIEHLSEIALEKSLFLHVDAAFGGFVLPFMDLDYHYDFEVEGVTSMTIDPHKMGLSTIPSGGLLFRETEYLNDLEIHTPYLSINKQYSLTGTRSGAAVASTYAVMKHLGREGYRKVIDQCMEQTEKIVEGGKALGIEPVIDPVMNVVALQVPDADNIRKRLLDEFGWHVSITRNPRALRLVIMPHINNSAIELFLNDLEKLI
- a CDS encoding ORC1-type DNA replication protein, encoding MENKSLDGLFEDLLQNESLFKNKEVLRPSYTPASLPHRTEQVNTLATILVSALRGDTPSNILIYGKTGTGKTAVARYVGIELERKSDDISIDCSVLYLNCEVIDTQYRLLANLAKHFGEDIPMTGWPTDQVFTKFKEAIDSKKQVIIIILDEIDKLVKKGDDVLYNLSRINTDLKNAKVSMIGISNDLKFTEFLDPRVKSSLGEEEIIFPPYDAEQISDILRQRASIAYKEEVLDEMVIPLCSAFAAQEHGDARRALDLLRVAGELAERENETNVGEVHVRMAQEKIEIDRIVEVVRTLPTQSKLALYSVMLLRNNGHRNVTTGEVYNVYRQLCVSVDMDILTQRRVTDLISELDMLGILNAVVVSKGRYGRTKEIVLSVPIESTRRVLLEDYRLGMLAGFKPVITAQMHL
- a CDS encoding signal peptidase I, translated to MDIKASFHTFRTSDKFWISLSRDIVSVILAVLAFAVISQALFGMWTPMVAVESGSMEPHMKIGDIIFIENIERTQIITNQDAAPNYISFEKEGDVILYRPYGQEGVTPIIHRAMYFVEAGDSMWEGGPIAPHSGYITKGDNERTNMYYDQQGQISYLQPVKEEWVIGIARYRIPYAGHLRLLLS